attaataaatggaTCTTTAATAGTTGACGAGAAGAACATTGCAATAATCTGTCTGTCTATAAGACAACGGTTGCTGGTAGtgatttaaagtatagaatgaggatcaataaaaattaaacgagTATGTACTTTATAACTACACTAAGTAATACGACATTAAGTAAAGCATTTGTATTTGTTAAGAGAGCATAATAAACGCTCGCTTTACGTGCTCATTGTCTGAACAGCTcttattttatgaatgtttttgCCGAAGTTTCAAACAAATCTGTAGGTGGTACTTAAATTTTTACGTACATTAAAAGTAGTAATAAAACACATTAGGCTTATAGGTACTTTGTCAGTCACGTATTTCAGaacttttaataacttttgaataaataagcaAGGGATAAATATAGAAAAGTTTTAGAATGGCAAAAACTTTGTGTTATTTGTTACTTGtgtcagtattttatttttgtttacgttATTGACATAATTAATAGTAGCTAGGAAACATTTCTCAGGGGTAGAAAAGTTAGCTAACTCCTAACAATTTTTccctaaaaataaacagaacccAGCTCcatttaaaatttacaaaaaatgcttaCTTATCTCCGCCTATTGAATAAAGTCAAAAGTTAAACATTTCAAAGGCCCTCAGCCTTTTATAAACACGAGATAAGCcagtttaaaaataacgtttCCTTTCACCCCCTATTCGTCAAAGAGCCTTTGATTTAATGATATCATCATATCATCGCACAGTGGTCCTTCACCCGCACCCCAGTGGGCCAAAATCATAAATCACTCAGACAAAAACTCAACGAAGTTAATTTTACTCTCATTTGCCAGCGAAAAAGTCAAGGCATTAAAAAGTTTCGTAATCGCAACAATTTTTTAAAGTCTCGACAAgttagagaaaatatttttgcgtctTCAAGGATTTTGGTTACGTTCGAATTACTTATTTGTAGATAGGTCAGAAGTAGTACCCATTCTATGTATACCATCAATTCATAATTATCTTggtcttattttgaaaaatcacaaggaattttcagtttttcatgaatcaaaaatcaaaaaatcaaaatcaaaatcaaaagtcatttattcaaacttggctgcaaaacagcacttttcgaacgtcaaaaaataaatttacaaaagacagcccccaaaacgcccacccttcaccacttcctatgtgtttttgctgggaagaagaagtggcgcaacaaactccccggCAACacgtctgtctgttaggttagaagaaccttaaacattgtttgatatgtacatttgtatacaatttaatttgtatattacattagaggacaatacagtcaaataatttatacaccacatgctagctagcactcaccctacatacctttactaactcaagcattgaatatgtttgatgaacagaaaattatagcctccaattatttacacttaatagtATATCAGGGAGTACCCACCTACATgtgctattcttttgtaaactagtaaattagtaaattagaccgctcagccagaacatacgtaaaataaaaagagtttacaaataaaaacaaaaaaaaacttatatatagtcagtaagacgacctggcaccacaagcagcacccgttcacgagcataacgcgaggatcagccatcgcccccctcgcacatttttgagggagggaggcaacccgaccgccgacgctaccgcaagcagtgccgtctatgggagcatgacgtactcactgctacacaactcaatatcaagattaaattatcagttcccgctaagtagtattttttactaaaatccaaaacagaaaattaatacaaagaatgtatcttgtcaataatgtaaaaacattaaaaaataataattaaataataaataaaaataagcccCCTAAATCCCTACCTTACGTCCGCGTCGAACATCAGACCACGTGGGGGGCGGACACGTATACTATTGAAACTTATACGGCTAACAAGGCAAAGGTAACCCATAAACATGGAGACTCGTTCAAAAAGAAAACGTATAGGGCCGCTGCCCGGGGGCGATcgccggggcacacctggagctGACGCTGGGTGTCACAGCATGCGAACCGTCAGCGGTGAGGAGTTGAACAGGCGGGCTCCCACCGACAAAGATACTACAGCCGACAACAGTGACGATGGTGACAGACATACAGACCGTACAGACAGTCCAATAGAACCGTTTAGCCCTAGTACCATATCATACACTCCCTCGAGAGCATCATCACCATCAATACCATCGTCACCTCCCACACGTTTCACACCTCCTATCATTAGTCTCAGTACCAATCCACCCTTACCAGCCTTGAATGTTGCGCGGGGGGCAAGTGCCTTCATGCCCGCGTCCACCAAGGCTGGAAAACCAAGAGTTCGCATGAGATGGAGCAAGGAAGTAAACACCTTTATCATGCGAACCTACCTTCATATCACTAAATTAGAAACAGACATGACCACATACAGACAACAATTGCATGAACTTTTTACACGTCAGTATCCTGAAATCAATGTAACAGAGCAACGTATCTCTGACCAGAGAAGGGCGATAATCAGAAACAAACTTCTATCACAAGCAGAAATAGAAAAACTGAAGGAAGAAGTGCGGGAACAGCTAGAGCATTTAAATCACAATCCTCCGGTAGAAACACATAGTACATCAACAGAAAACACCTTACAGACACAGCAACATACACCAACACAATCGCAACCTAGCACACAATCACAACCTtatatacacacatacacacagaaCACACACACATCTACACAAACTGAGAATATAACGATTACACTAGAAAATGACATTGAGATATTGgaaaatttcaatcaaaatcaGATAACAGACACACAAATTCAAGAATTACACGACAAGTTTAAAACCGCATTAACACAATATTCAGGGATGGACGCTTCAGTCCGCCCAAAACTACCCAAACTAAAATATACCCCAAAACTCACTCACCTTGTACATATATTTAACACAACCATACTGAATCAATACACTACAGAAAACACGAAACTTATAGACATACACACATTAATTTACTGCACAGCGTTAGTAATCTCCGAGGaacttaactataaaataacagAATACACAGGCAGCTCCAGaccaaaaactataaaaaaaccaCCATGGCAAGAAAGACTCGAAAGAGATATTGAAAAACTGCGAGCTGACTGCGGTAGACTAACACAGTACATTAACAACAACCGATCTAATAAAGTAGTAAAAAGAGTAGAggcaatatttaaaaacttcacAACACACACTAGACACGAAAATGATAATAGGAAACCTGAAGAATACTTAGATACGTTAAAACAGAAGCTTGCATTAAAAGTACATAGGTTAAGGAGATATAAAAAAGCACAAGAACGCAAAAACGATAACGCCATGTTCTCAAACAACGAAAAGAACTTTTACAGACATTTACACACAACACAAACAGACACCACGACAGAAACACACACAGAAACACCAACAGCAGAACAACTAGAGACTTTCTGGGGTAGCATTTGGGAACAACGGGTACAGCACAACGATAAAGCTAACTGGATAACAGAGGAAGAAAATAAATGGAGCGCAATAGAAGAAATGCCATTTACTGAAATTTCAGAATCTGACATAAACAATGTTACAGCAAGACTACACAATTGGAAATCGCCTGGCATAGACAAAATACACAATTACTGGTATAAAAAGTTAGAATCGTTACACAAAATCATAGCTAAAAACATCACAGACATCATATTAGGACAACAGAACATACCAGAATTCATTGCAGATGGAATAACCTACATGCTACCCAAATCTCGACACTCTCCACAACCTTCACAATACAGACCAATCACCTGCCTCCCCACAATCTACAAAATCATAACATCAGCCATTACACACAAAATCACCAAACACATAGAACACCACAATATTATAGCAGAGGAACAGAAAGGATGTAGGCGAGGCCATATGGGATGCAAGGAACAATTAGTCATAGACACAATAATTCACAAACACGCCACTACTAAAAATAGAAATCTACACTGTACATATATAGATTATAAAAAAGCATTTGATAGTATTCCACATTCATGGCTAATTCAAATATTacacatatataaaataaactcaaaaataatagATTTCCTGCATCACATCATGTCCCAATGGAAAACTACACTACACTTATACCACAACAACAACACAGTCACAACTAGACAGATATGCATTAGAAAAGGCATTTACCAAGGAGACTCTCTGAGTCCTCTATGGTTCTGCCTTGCACTGAACCCTTTATCTAACCTACTCCACAAATGTAGAGCCGGATACACTCTAAAACATAGCACCACAGAAGAAACCACAATTTCACACCTTATATATATGGATGACATTAAATTATACAGTAAGACAGACAAAGAAATGAAACACCTAATAGACACTACAACAGAATTCAGTAAAGACATCAATATGGAGTTTGGTTTAGATAAATGCAAAACACTACACATAATCagaggaaaaataaaaccaggTGACTACACGATTAACACTACAGACACAATTACAGCTATGGAACCTACAgacttatacaaatatttaggatacaaacaactAAAAGGAATTGATCACACAGCTATTAAGAACACCTTAAACACAGAATATAAGCGGAGAGTGACCGCGATATGTAAAACACAACTCACTGGAAAACACCTCATCAAAGCACTCAACACCTACGCGATACCAATATTAACTTACTCATTTGGCATTATTAAATGGTCTAAAACTGATATTCAACAAATAGAAAGAACCACACGCACCACACTTACTAAACATAACAACCTACACCCTAAATCCGCAATAGAACGACTCACCATCAAACGCCAAAATGGAGGGAGAGGCCTCATAGATATCAACCATCTTTGgcaaaaacaaattaacagGCTCAAAACATTTTTCCACACTAAATCACACACCAGTAACATTCACAAAGCCGTAGCTGTAAACGACCACAACTACACTCCACTTAACTTACACGAACAACCAGACACACAACACAACGACACTATTGACCCACAAACACAAAAGATAGAGGACTGGAAGAAGAAAGTCCTGCACGGAAGGCACCCGCACGACTTGGAACAACCACACATCGACACAATAGCCTCAAACAAGTTTCTCAAAATCGGCAACCTATTCCCCGAAACCGAAGGCTTTATCATTGCTATACAAGACCAAATCATCAACACCAAAAACTACAGGAAGTACATCATAAAAGACCCCACAGCAACCAACGACAAATGCCGCAAGTGCCACACGCAACCAGAGACCATACAACACATCACAGGGGCATGCACAACACTCACACAAACAGACTACACTCACAGGCACAACCAGGTTGCAAACATCATCCATCAAAAACTAGCACTCAAACACAAACTCATACAAGACACAAACACACCATACTACAACTACACACCACAAACAGTTCTAGAAAACACCACACACAAACTCTACTACGACCGCGCTATACTCACCGACAGGACAATACACTACAATAGACCAGACATAACACTTCaagataaaatcaataaaatcacATACCTCATAGATATAGCAGTACCCAACACACATAACCTACAAAAAACCATAGGTGAAAAGATTACTAAATATGCAGACCTCAAAGAAGAAGTAACCAGAATCTGGCGGCAAGATAAAGTTTATGTAGTTCCCATAGTCGTCTCCACCACGGGTGTTATACCCAATCACCTCCACCATAGCCTCAAGTTAATAGACCTTAAAGACTCCATTTATATCCAACTTCAAAAAGCCGCAATACTTAACACCTGTCGAATTGTTAGAAAATTCATGCAATTGGACGAAAATGAAATAACCCCACACCAGACATAACACACCACACATGTTACATTTACTTGGCACCAGCCCGTAAATGTGGCAAAAAACTAGCCAAGAGCTAAGAAACGCAAACGTTTTcccctaaataaaaataaaataaatgtcattgagtCAAGAAATTGAATGGGagaaatttaaattatctaaataatatagctaatatatatagctgtcttgcgttcatcatggcgaccaaatatttttatcattcaaattCGAATTCGAATTCTGTAAGAGCTAAACTTACTTTTAAGAGCTAAATAAATACCAATCAAAGatactttcattttatttattaatcaacaAAAACAGCCATCTAATACAATAGTTTCATTTAGTATCAAAActagaacatttttattaaagaaaaagaaactcaACGCAGCACATTTCGAAGCGCTCGTTTCAAACCACTTGTGAGTGTGACACCTCTTTTCCTTTCGACAAAGCAAGTCACCGCGACGTCgctttaaagaaatattaaaccGAGAGAAAAAAGCTCACTTGAAACGAATTTACAGACGTCTACAGCAGAACGCGGATGACATGGCTCTGAATCGTTCTTGTATGTCGACTTTTTTTCTGAGTATTTCTCTGtgtgattattatatttttctttagtgaGATGGGTGTTTTTTTTGTCTGGTAGATGGGTGTGGTTGGTGCAATGTGCAAAGAAATTGATTTATGAATTATCATAAATATGGTTTTGAAAATGAGCATGTTCCTTGAGCATCAATAGATGTTTATTTTGAGATTGAATTTAAGATAATTTTCAGTTATATAATGAAAGAGTTACGAGTACATcctttatttcatttaaaatgaaagACATGATCGTGAGCCCAAAATTCATTCATTCGTGTATTAAAATGTacaaacttgaaaaaaaatattcgtttaaTTTCTTTCATCAATGAACCCATTATTTTCTACCCCAAATTGAATACTAGCTTTCCACACATCCTCGCATAAATTTTAGCCAACTCCAGTACACATTATACATGGTGTTGAAATTACTCGACACTTAATTCTGAGCGAGTAACAAGCGTATCATTGTTTACTCGTATCTTCGCCGAGAGTGCTCTCAGACGTGTGAACATCCTGTGTACTCTGCTAATTACTAACTGTGTGCTTAAATTCCTTATTTTTCACTTACAATTGTAAAGGCTGTTTGAGGCTGTGAGTGGTGTTGCTTTTTGAGGATGTAAGTGTAAATAAGAAGGGGTGTGTTTctgctgcaggattgttcgaaagagttaccgcggctcttgTACATAAAAAACCTACTAAGAAACATGatcggttttagtcagtaatagtctgacagggagtgtcagactgctaacccacagcggtaTTTCCCATGAAAAAAAGGGGGTGTGAttctgtaaatgtttttttgtcgTAATTTTCAGTGAAGCAAGCTAGTCGAATTGTATTAGTACGGTAACTACACGAGTCTGTCGTCTGTTCGCAATAAACTagaaaactgctgaaccgacaACGTTGATTgaggtacctatattgtttgAGGTATAGCGGAGTGGGTTACTATTTACTAGTTCCTTTAAAGTTTGAAAGAAAGATAGGTTTCTTTTGTATGTGTAGTACATGGAACAAACAGCAGCTTCCTAGTTCCTCCTTTCCGTCTGGCAATATGTCAAGAAGAACTAAATGAAAAAGATAACAGACCATTTAATCTTAATGAAATACTGTCTGGTCAGTAAGACCGAACATAATCCAAGTCTTAATGTCTGGCAGGCAACGTGACAGGAGTGTACTAGCACAGTATAAAATATTCTCTTGTAatcagttgtgaagctacgtactaacattcgtaacaatgtcactcacacacccaTGTGCTCTATGCACGGCGCTCAGTACAGACAGCGACGGTAAAAGCTCGTCGACGGACGTGCGTGTGTGAATGTCATAGTTACGAATGTTAGTATAGTTATccgcacgaatcttgagctctgacctaca
The window above is part of the Helicoverpa armigera isolate CAAS_96S chromosome 3, ASM3070526v1, whole genome shotgun sequence genome. Proteins encoded here:
- the LOC135119187 gene encoding uncharacterized protein LOC135119187, translated to METRSKRKRIGPLPGGDRRGTPGADAGCHSMRTVSGEELNRRAPTDKDTTADNSDDGDRHTDRTDSPIEPFSPSTISYTPSRASSPSIPSSPPTRFTPPIISLSTNPPLPALNVARGASAFMPASTKAGKPRVRMRWSKEVNTFIMRTYLHITKLETDMTTYRQQLHELFTRQYPEINVTEQRISDQRRAIIRNKLLSQAEIEKLKEEVREQLEHLNHNPPVETHSTSTENTLQTQQHTPTQSQPSTQSQPYIHTYTQNTHTSTQTENITITLENDIEILENFNQNQITDTQIQELHDKFKTALTQYSGMDASVRPKLPKLKYTPKLTHLVHIFNTTILNQYTTENTKLIDIHTLIYCTALVISEELNYKITEYTGSSRPKTIKKPPWQERLERDIEKLRADCGRLTQYINNNRSNKVVKRVEAIFKNFTTHTRHENDNRKPEEYLDTLKQKLALKVHRLRRYKKAQERKNDNAMFSNNEKNFYRHLHTTQTDTTTETHTETPTAEQLETFWGSIWEQRVQHNDKANWITEEENKWSAIEEMPFTEISESDINNVTARLHNWKSPGIDKIHNYWYKKLESLHKIIAKNITDIILGQQNIPEFIADGITYMLPKSRHSPQPSQYRPITCLPTIYKIITSAITHKITKHIEHHNIIAEEQKGCRRGHMGCKEQLVIDTIIHKHATTKNRNLHCTYIDYKKAFDSIPHSWLIQILHIYKINSKIIDFLHHIMSQWKTTLHLYHNNNTVTTRQICIRKGIYQGDSLSPLWFCLALNPLSNLLHKCRAGYTLKHSTTEETTISHLIYMDDIKLYSKTDKEMKHLIDTTTEFSKDINMEFGLDKCKTLHIIRGKIKPGDYTINTTDTITAMEPTDLYKYLGYKQLKGIDHTAIKNTLNTEYKRRVTAICKTQLTGKHLIKALNTYAIPILTYSFGIIKWSKTDIQQIERTTRTTLTKHNNLHPKSAIERLTIKRQNGGRGLIDINHLWQKQINRLKTFFHTKSHTSNIHKAVAVNDHNYTPLNLHEQPDTQHNDTIDPQTQKIEDWKKKVLHGRHPHDLEQPHIDTIASNKFLKIGNLFPETEGFIIAIQDQIINTKNYRKYIIKDPTATNDKCRKCHTQPETIQHITGACTTLTQTDYTHRHNQVANIIHQKLALKHKLIQDTNTPYYNYTPQTVLENTTHKLYYDRAILTDRTIHYNRPDITLQDKINKITYLIDIAVPNTHNLQKTIGEKITKYADLKEEVTRIWRQDKVYVVPIVVSTTGVIPNHLHHSLKLIDLKDSIYIQLQKAAILNTCRIVRKFMQLDENEITPHQT